The following nucleotide sequence is from Saccharothrix texasensis.
ACTTCGCCACGAACAACCAGCTCTACCTGTACTACTCGCCCGCGGGCGCCGAGGCCGTCGACCGGGTCTCCCGGTTCACGCTGGAAGGCGACACGATCGTGGCGGGCAGCGAGAAGATCCTGCTCACCGTCGCGACCCAGCGCGAGCAGTGCTGCCACGCCGGTGGCGCGCTGGAGTTCGACAACGACGGCAACCTCTACATCACCACGGGCGACAACACCAACCCGTTCGCCTCCGACGGCTACTCGCCGCTCGACGAGACCGCCGGTCGCTCGGCCTGGGACTCGCAGCGCTCCGCGGCCAACAGCAACAACCTCAACGGCAAGATCCTGCGCATCACGCCGCAGGACGACGGCACCTACACCGTCCCGGCGGGCAACATGTTCCCGGCCGGCACGGCCAAGACCCGGCCCGAGATCTTCGCCATGGGCTTCCGCAACCCGTTCCGCATCGGCCTCGACCCGCTGACCAACAAGCTCCAGGTCGCCGACTACGGGCCCGACGCGGGGCAGGCCAACCCCCAGCGCGGCCCGGACGGCCGCGTGGAGTGGAACGTGGTGGACCGGCCCGGGTTCTACGGCTGGCCGTACTGCGTCGGCGACAACACCCCGTACGTCGACTACGACTTCGCCACCGGCGCCTCCGGCGCGCAGTTCGACTGCGCCGCCCCGGTGAACAACTCGCCGAACAACACCGGCATCACCCAGCTGCCCGCCGCGATCGGCACCAAGATCTGGCAGGGCAAGACCAGCACGGGCAACCCCGAGATCGGCGGCAGCGGCGCGCCCATGGCGGGCGGCACCTACCGGTACGACGCGGAGCTCGCCTCCGAGCACAAGTGGCCCGCCTACTGGGACGGCAAGGCGATCTGGGGCGACTGGAACGACAACCGGCTGTTCTCGCTGCAGCTCGACGCCGAGGGCACGGGCGTCGCCGACATCAGCCGGATGCTGCCGGGGATGGCGTTCAACCGGCCGCACGCCATGCAGTTCGGCCCGGACGGCGCGCTGTACCTGATCGAGTGGGGCTCCGGTTTCGGCGGCAACAACGCCGACAGCGGCGTCTACCGCATCGACTACGTGCGCGGCGACCGCGCGCCGGTCGCGGCCGCGAAGGCCGACAAGACCTCCGGGCACGCGCCGCTGACCGTGCGGTTCGACTCGGCCGGGTCGCGCGACCCCGACGGCGACGAGCTGACCTTCGCGTGGGACTTCGACGGCGACGGCGCCACCGACAGCACCGAGGCCGCGCCCAGCCACACCTACACCGCGAACGGCGACTACACCGCGCGGCTCACCGTCACCGACCAGGGCGGCCGGTCCGCGGTCGCCAACGTGCGCATCGTCGTCGGCAACACGCCCCCCGTGGTCACGTTGACCGCGCCGGCCGACGGCGGCTTCATCGACTTCGGCGACCAGGTCTCCTACCGGGTCACGGTCACCGACGCCGAGGACGGCACGGTCGACTGCCAGGACGTCGTCGTGCAGCCCGCCCTGGGCCACGACGAGCACTCCCACGGCTACGAGCAGTACCGCGGCTGCGAGGGCCTGGCGCTGATGTCGGGCGACGAGGGCCACGTGGGCGCGAACATCTTCGGCGTCCTCACCGCGAAGTACACCGACAAGGGCGGCGCCGGCGCGTCCCCGCTGACCGGCGAGTCGATCCTGGTGCTCCAGCCCAAGCACAAGGAAGCCGAGTTCTACACGGCGACCGGCCGCACCGCGGACGGCGTGGGCGACGACACGGTGGGCGTGCAGCAGGAGGACACCACCGACACCGGCGGCGGCAGGAACATCGGGTTCATCACCGACGGCGACTGGTTCTCCCTGCGCCCGGCGACCCTGGAGGGCATCGAGCAGGTGCGGTTCCGGGTGGCCTCGGGGTCCGAGGGCGGCCGGCTCGAGGTCCGCGTCGGCGCGCCGGACGGCCCGCTCGCGGGCACGGCGACCTTCGCCGGCACGGGCGGCTGGCAGAACTGGACCACCGCCACCGCCGAGATCGCCGACGACGTCCCGGCCGGGTCCGAGCTGTACTTCGTCACCCGCAGGCCGCAGGGCAGCACGACGACCAGCTACCTGGCCAACGTGAACTGGCTGGAGTTCGCCGGTCGCGGCGTGACGCACAACCAGCGGCCCGCGGTCGAGGCCTCGGCCACCGCGACCACGGGCACCACGCCGCTGGAGGTCGACTTCACCGCGTCGGCCACCGACCCGGACGGCGACACCCCGATCGGCTACACCTGGGTGTTCGGCGACGGCGGCACCGCCACAGGCGCGTCGGTCAGCCACACCTACACCGCCCCGGGCACCTTCAACGCCAAGGTCACCGCGACCGACGCGCGGGGCGCGAGCGGGACGAAGACCATCCCGATCACCGTCCGCGCGCCCGACGTCACCTGCTTCGCCGGCCGCTCGGACGACTTCCTCGGCGCCGCGCTCGACCGGGACCGGTGGACCACCGTGGTGCGGGAGAACCAGGACCTCGCGGTGCGCGACGGCCACCTGGTGCTGCCGACCGCCCCGTCCGACATCTACGGCACCACCAACACCACGCCCAACATCGTGCTCCAGGACCTGCCGTCCGGGCCGTTCCAGGCCACGGCCAAGGTGCGCGTGCCCGTGCGGCGCGCCTACCAGCAGGCCGGCCTGGTGATCTACGGCGACGACGACAACTACGCGAAGATGGTGCTCGAAGGCCGGTCGGACACCGACGACGCGGCGAGCCGGATCTTCCAGTTCATCCGCGAGGAGGCCGGACAGCCCAACGAGGTCGCCGAGTCCAACACCGCGGCGCTGGGCGCCGGGTTCCCCGACTCGGTGTGGGTCCGCTTCACCAGCGACGGGCAGAACCTGACCGCGTCCTACAGCGCGGACGGGCAGGCGTTCACCGACATGCCGCAGACCAAGGCGCTGGCGGGCATGGTGAACCCGAAGATCGGCCTGCTCTCGCTCGTGGGCGGCGGCGGTGACCGCCCGGTGGTGGACGCCGAGTTCGACTGGTTCACCCTCACCCCCGACGACCGGGCGTCGGTGGCGCCGGACGACGACTTCGCCGGCACGGCGCTGGACGGGTGCCGCTGGAACGCCGTCGTCCGACCCGACCCGGCCCGCTACGGCGTGGCCGACGGCAGCCTGCGCATCGACACGAGCGCCGGCGACATCTACGGCGGTGCGGCCGACGAGCCGGCCAACTTCATCCTCCAGCGCGCCCCCGAGGGCGACTGGGTGATCGAGACGGAGGTGGACGCGTCGGCGTTCGACGAGCGCTACCAGCAGGCCGGCCTGATCGCCTACGCGGACGACGCGAACTACGTGAAGCTCGACCACATCGCCACCAACGAGGCGGGCACGCCCGTCCAGCGCGGCGTGGAGCTGCGCACGGAGAGCGGCGACGTGGTGGGCGAGCCGCAGCCCGGCGCCAACGGCCTCACCGGCGGGGTGTGGCACCTGCGGCTGGCCAAGTCCGGTTCCACCTACACCGGCTCCTACAGCGCGGACGGGCGGACCTGGACGTCGCTGGCGCCCGTGGTCAACGAGAACCTGGCCGGTGCGCGGATCGGGCTGTTCGCCCTCGGCGGCGGTCAGACCGCGTCGAAGCCCGCGAAGTTCGCGCACTTCCGGGTGGTGACGGACCGCACCGCCCCGGTGCTGTCGGTCGTCAGCGACCCGGCGTCGCCGGGCACGGGCGGGTGGTGGACGGGTCCGGTGACCCTCACCGCCTCCGCGACCGACGACCAGCCGGGACCGGTGCGCGTCGAGTACCGGGTGGGCACGGGCGACTGGACGGCGTACACGACACCCCTGTCGTTCGCCGACGACGGGGAGCGGGTGGTCGCGTTCCGCGCGTCCGACGCCGCGGGCAACGTCTCGGAGGAGAAGACGGCGACGGTGAAGATCGACCGCACCGCGCCTCGGCTCACCGTGAAGGTGGACAACGCACCCGGCCCCGAGGGCTGGTGGACGCGGCAGGCGCTGGTCTCGGCGACGGCCACCGACGACGCGTCCGGCGGACCGGTGCTGGAGCACCGGCTCGACGGCGGCCCGTGGCGGCCCTACACCGGTGTCGTGCGGGTGGGCGACGGCGTCCACCGGGTGGCGGTGCGGGCGACCGACGCGGCGGGCAACACCTCCGCCGAGCAGTCGGTCGAGGTGAAGGTGGACACCGCGCCGCCGGTCACGAAGGCCAAGCCGGGCAAGTCCGCGGCCAGGGTCCGGCTCACCGCCTCCGACGCCACCTCGGGCGTCGCCCGCACGGAGTACCGCATCTCCGGCGGCAAGTGGCAGGTCCACCGGGGCGGGGAGATCCACCTCCGGCCCAACGGCAAGGAGTACCTGGAGTACCGCTCGATCGACGTGGCGGGCAACGTCGAGGCCACCGGCCGGTACACGCCCCGGCCGGGTCGCGACGACGGCTGCTGGCAGCACGTCTGACGGTCGCGGGTGAGGCCCGTCCGGGGCCTCACCCGCTCGACCCGCCCTTCCTCGCGGTGCCACGCCCCGCCCCACCTGCCCGAGAACCGAGGAGTGCCATGAGGAACGGGCCGACTCGCCCGCGCACGGGCGGCTCGACCGCGGACCAGGCCACGGTCCGCCGGCACAACCTCTCCGTCGTGCTGTCGCACCTGCGCGACCACGGGCCGCGGTCGCGGGCCCGGCTCGCCGGGGAGACGGGGCTGAACAAGGCCACCGTGTCCAGCCTGGTCGCCGAGCTCGTCGACCGCGGCCTGGTGGGCGAGGGTGAGACGGAGCGGGCCACCGTCGGGCGGCCGGGCCAGATCATCCGGCTCGACGGCGAGCACGTCGTCGCGGTCGGGGCCGAGGTCAACGTCGGCTACCTGTCGGTGCTCGCGCTCAACCTGCGCGGTCAGGTCGTGGCGCGGCAGCGGATCGCGCTGGACACCACCGCGCTGGAGCCGGCGCTGGTGCTGGCCCGGCTGGCCCGGCTGCTGGACTCCGCGCTGGTCGGCGTCACGGCCCGGCCGGTCGGCGTGGCCATCGCCGTGCCCGGCCTGGTCGAGGCCGACACCGGGGTGGTGCGCGCGGCGCCCAACCTGGGGTGGACCGACATCCCGGTGGTCGCCGAGATCAGCAGGCTGCTCGGCGAGCCGCCGTACCCGGTGCTGCTGGACAACGAGGCCAACCTCGCGGCGCTGGCCGAGGTCGAGGCGCAGGGCCTGGACCGAGGCGGCGACCTCATCCTGCTCACCGCGGCGGCCGGCGTCGGCAGCGGCATCGTGGTGGGCGGGCGGCTGTTGCGCGGCGCGCAGGGGTTCGCCGGCGAGGTCGGGCACATGCGCGTGCGCGACGACGGCCCGCCGTGCGCGTGCGGCCGCACGGGCTGCTGGGAGGCCGCCGTGGGACTCAACGCGCTGCTCGCCGCCGCCCCGGAGCACGAGCCGGCGCGCACGTCGGCGCACGAACCGGAGCACGACCCGCTGCCGGACCTGGAGCGCCGGCTGGCCGACATCGGCGAGCGGGCCGCGGCGGGTGACGAGCGGGTGCTGGCCGCCATCGCCGACATCGACCGGTGGCTCACCATCGGCGCGGGCATCCTGGTCAACGCCTTCAACCCGCACCTGCTGGTGCTCGGCGGCTACTTCGCCGCGCTGCGACCGTGGATCGCCGGGTCCCTGCGCGAGGAGCTGCGCGGCCACGTCTTCGCCCGGGACATCGGCGGCACGCGCGTCGCGTTCTCGCCCCTGGGCTTCTCCGGCCCCGTGCGCGGCGGGGCGTCGCAGATCCTCGACCGCGTCTTCCGCGACCCCGTTCTCGTCGAGCCGGTCGACAAGCCCTTGGCACAGGAGGAAACCGTATGACGGCCACGACAGCCCCGCTGCTGTCCGTCCGGGGCGTGGTGAAGCGCTTCCCGGGCGTGACCGCCCTGGGCGGGGTCGATTTCGACGTGCGCGCCGGCGAGGTGCACTGCCTGCTCGGCCAGAACGGCGCCGGCAAGTCGACGCTGATCAAGGTGCTGGCCGGCGCGCACCGCCCGGACGAGGGCGAGATCCGGTGGCGGGGCGAGGTCGTGTCGTTCGACAACCCGACCGCCGCGATGCGCAGCGGCGTGGCCGCCATCTACCAGGAGCTGGACCTGGTGGCCGGGTTGTCCGTCGCCGACAACGTCTTCCTCGGCCACGAGCTGTCCACGGCGGGGTTCACCCGCCGCGCCGAGGTCCACCGCCGCACCCGGGCCCTGCTCGACCGGCTCGGCCACCCGGACATCCCACCGGACCGCGACGTCGGCCGGCTGTCCGCGGCGAACCAGCAGATCGTCAGCATGGCGCGCGCCCTGTCCCGCGACGGGCAGCTGCTCATCATGGACGAGCCGTCCGCGGTGCTGGACCAGGACGAGGTGCGCAAGCTGTTCGCGGTCATCCGGGAGCTGACCGCGCAGGGCGTGGCGATCGTCTACATCTCGCACCGGATGGAGGAGATCCGCGAGATCGGCGACCGGGTGACCGTGCTCAAGGACGGCCGCACGGTGGCGACCGGTCTGCCCGCCCGCGAGACCCGCACCGCCGACCTGATCAGGCTGATGACGGGCCGCGACGTGGAGTACGCCTTCCCGCCCCGAGAGCCGGTCGACCCGACCGCGCCCGAGGTGCTGGTGGTGCGCGGGTTGGCCGCGGGGGAGCGGTTCGCCGGTGTCGACCTGACCGTCCGCGCGGGCGAGGTGGTCGGGCTCGCCGGGCTCGTCGGGTCGGGGCGGTCGGAGATCCTGGAAGCGGTCTACGGCGCGCGCAAGCTGACCGCCGGCACCGTCGAGGTGGACGGCAAGCGGTTGCGGCGGGGCAGCGTCGGCGCGGCCGTGCGCGCGGGTGTCGGGCTGTGCCCGGAGGAGCGCAAGAGCCAGGGGCTGCTGCTGGACCAGGCCGTGTACCGCAACATCACGGTGTCCACGCTGTCGGCGTTCTCCCGCTTCGGCTTCCTCGACAGCGGCGCGGAGCGCGCGCGTTCGCGGGAGCTGACCACGGCGCTGGACGTCCGACCGCCGGGGGTGGACCGGGCGGTGCGCACCCTGTCGGGCGGCAACCAGCAGAAGGTGGTGCTGGCGCGGTGGTTGCTGCGCGAGTGCCGCGTGCTGCTGCTCGACGAGCCGACCCGGGGCGTGGACGTGGGGGCGCGCAGCGAGATCTACGAGCTGATCCGGGACCTGGCCGGCCGCGGCGTGGCCGTGGTGGTCGTGTCCAGCGAGGTCGAGGAGGTGCTCGGGCTCGCCGACCGGGTGCTGGTGGTGCGCGAAGGCCGGGTCGTCCACGAAGGGCCGGCCGACGAGATCGACGAATCCCGGGTCCTCGACCTGGTCATGGAAGGAACCGCCGCATGAGCGAGAACACCACCGCGGTCAGGCCGCCGACCGCGGACCGCGCGAAGGGCGGCGTCACCGCGCTGCTCGGGTCCGCGGCCGGCCGCAACACCGGTCTCGTCGTCGCCCTGGTGCTGCTGTGCCTGGTCGGCGTGGCCACCGCGGGCGACCGGTTCGCCGACGTGGACAACCTGCTCACCATCCTGCGCCTCGCCTCGGTGATCGGCGTGGTCAGCGTCGGCATGACGTTCGTGATCACCGGCGGCGGCATCGACCTGTCCGTCGGCGCGATCGTCGCGCTGTCCTCGGTCTGGGCCACCACCCTCGCCACCCAGGCGATGGCCAACGACAGCCACTGGCTCGTCGTCGTGTTCGCCGCGCTCGCCGTGGGCGCCGGCTGCGGCGTGGTCAACGGCCTGCTCATCGCCTACGGGCGGATCGTGGCGTTCATCGCGACGCTGGCCATGCTCGCCGCCGCCCGCGGCCTGGCCGAGATCATCTCCAACCGCAAGACCCAGATCGTCGACGTGCCGGGCTTCTCCGCGTTCTTCGACGCGTCGGTGCTCGGCGTGCCGGTGCTGGTGGTGATCTTCGCGCTGGTGGCCGCCGTGGGGTGGGTGGTGCTCAACCGCACCACGTTCGGCCGGCGGACCTTCGCCGTGGGCGGCAACCCCGAGGCCGCCCGGCTGGCCGGCATCGACGTGCGGCGGCACACCGTGCTGCTCTACACGTTGCTGGGCGTGTGCTGCGGCATCGCCGCGGTCATGCTGATCGCCCGCACCACCACCGGCAGCTCCACCCACGGCGGCCTGTACGAGCTGGACGCCATCGCCGCGGTCGTCATCGGCGGCACGCTGCTGTCGGGCGGTCGCGGCACGATCGCGGGCACCGTGTTCGGCGTGCTGATCTTCACCACGCTGTCGAACGTGTTCACCCTCAACAACCTCTCCATCTCCGCCCAGGCCGTCGCCAAGGGCGCGATCATCGTGATCGCCGTCCTGCTCCAGCAGCGGCTCGCCCGCCGCAGCGGCGCCTGACCCCGCCACCACCGCCGCCACACCGAGGAGCAACCTCATGTCTCGCAAGGCAACAACCCGTCTCATCGCCGCGCTGTCGGTCGGCCTCGCCCTCACCGCCTGCACCGGCAACACCCCCGAGCCCGCTGCCGGGAGCGGCGACCAGGGCGGCGCCCGGGTCGCCAACGACGAGCCCGGCGAGAAGGTCGTCATCGGCTTCTCCGCGCCCGCCGCCGACCACGGCTGGATGGCCGCGATCACCAACGCCGCCAAGGCGGAGGCGGCGAAGTACTCCGACGTGGAGCTGAAGGTGGTGGAGGGCACCAACGACGTCAACCTCCAGATCAGCCAGGTCGAGACGTTCATCAACGACAAGGTCGAC
It contains:
- a CDS encoding ROK family transcriptional regulator; the encoded protein is MRNGPTRPRTGGSTADQATVRRHNLSVVLSHLRDHGPRSRARLAGETGLNKATVSSLVAELVDRGLVGEGETERATVGRPGQIIRLDGEHVVAVGAEVNVGYLSVLALNLRGQVVARQRIALDTTALEPALVLARLARLLDSALVGVTARPVGVAIAVPGLVEADTGVVRAAPNLGWTDIPVVAEISRLLGEPPYPVLLDNEANLAALAEVEAQGLDRGGDLILLTAAAGVGSGIVVGGRLLRGAQGFAGEVGHMRVRDDGPPCACGRTGCWEAAVGLNALLAAAPEHEPARTSAHEPEHDPLPDLERRLADIGERAAAGDERVLAAIADIDRWLTIGAGILVNAFNPHLLVLGGYFAALRPWIAGSLREELRGHVFARDIGGTRVAFSPLGFSGPVRGGASQILDRVFRDPVLVEPVDKPLAQEETV
- a CDS encoding ThuA domain-containing protein; the encoded protein is MSSSRRGRRRWSVVAVVAALLGSLVSLAAPAQAHPGHGDETFKALVFGKTAGFHHPSIDAGVAAIRQLGVEHGFTVDATDDAAAFTDANLAEYEVVVFLSTTGDVLDATQQAAFERYIKAGGGYAGVHAAADTEYDWAWYGDLVGAYFEGHPEPQDATVKVVDPAHPSTAGLPQSWRRFDEWYNYRTDPSADVHVLAELDETSYRGGTMGSSHPIAWCQDYDGGRSWYTGLGHADESFAEPAFLDHLLKGIQTAAGAVEADCSATRTDAFEKVTLDDTTANPMELTIADDGRVFYIDRNGAVRVIRRDGAVVTAGTLNVYTGQEFGLLGIALDPDFATNNQLYLYYSPAGAEAVDRVSRFTLEGDTIVAGSEKILLTVATQREQCCHAGGALEFDNDGNLYITTGDNTNPFASDGYSPLDETAGRSAWDSQRSAANSNNLNGKILRITPQDDGTYTVPAGNMFPAGTAKTRPEIFAMGFRNPFRIGLDPLTNKLQVADYGPDAGQANPQRGPDGRVEWNVVDRPGFYGWPYCVGDNTPYVDYDFATGASGAQFDCAAPVNNSPNNTGITQLPAAIGTKIWQGKTSTGNPEIGGSGAPMAGGTYRYDAELASEHKWPAYWDGKAIWGDWNDNRLFSLQLDAEGTGVADISRMLPGMAFNRPHAMQFGPDGALYLIEWGSGFGGNNADSGVYRIDYVRGDRAPVAAAKADKTSGHAPLTVRFDSAGSRDPDGDELTFAWDFDGDGATDSTEAAPSHTYTANGDYTARLTVTDQGGRSAVANVRIVVGNTPPVVTLTAPADGGFIDFGDQVSYRVTVTDAEDGTVDCQDVVVQPALGHDEHSHGYEQYRGCEGLALMSGDEGHVGANIFGVLTAKYTDKGGAGASPLTGESILVLQPKHKEAEFYTATGRTADGVGDDTVGVQQEDTTDTGGGRNIGFITDGDWFSLRPATLEGIEQVRFRVASGSEGGRLEVRVGAPDGPLAGTATFAGTGGWQNWTTATAEIADDVPAGSELYFVTRRPQGSTTTSYLANVNWLEFAGRGVTHNQRPAVEASATATTGTTPLEVDFTASATDPDGDTPIGYTWVFGDGGTATGASVSHTYTAPGTFNAKVTATDARGASGTKTIPITVRAPDVTCFAGRSDDFLGAALDRDRWTTVVRENQDLAVRDGHLVLPTAPSDIYGTTNTTPNIVLQDLPSGPFQATAKVRVPVRRAYQQAGLVIYGDDDNYAKMVLEGRSDTDDAASRIFQFIREEAGQPNEVAESNTAALGAGFPDSVWVRFTSDGQNLTASYSADGQAFTDMPQTKALAGMVNPKIGLLSLVGGGGDRPVVDAEFDWFTLTPDDRASVAPDDDFAGTALDGCRWNAVVRPDPARYGVADGSLRIDTSAGDIYGGAADEPANFILQRAPEGDWVIETEVDASAFDERYQQAGLIAYADDANYVKLDHIATNEAGTPVQRGVELRTESGDVVGEPQPGANGLTGGVWHLRLAKSGSTYTGSYSADGRTWTSLAPVVNENLAGARIGLFALGGGQTASKPAKFAHFRVVTDRTAPVLSVVSDPASPGTGGWWTGPVTLTASATDDQPGPVRVEYRVGTGDWTAYTTPLSFADDGERVVAFRASDAAGNVSEEKTATVKIDRTAPRLTVKVDNAPGPEGWWTRQALVSATATDDASGGPVLEHRLDGGPWRPYTGVVRVGDGVHRVAVRATDAAGNTSAEQSVEVKVDTAPPVTKAKPGKSAARVRLTASDATSGVARTEYRISGGKWQVHRGGEIHLRPNGKEYLEYRSIDVAGNVEATGRYTPRPGRDDGCWQHV
- a CDS encoding ABC transporter permease, whose amino-acid sequence is MSENTTAVRPPTADRAKGGVTALLGSAAGRNTGLVVALVLLCLVGVATAGDRFADVDNLLTILRLASVIGVVSVGMTFVITGGGIDLSVGAIVALSSVWATTLATQAMANDSHWLVVVFAALAVGAGCGVVNGLLIAYGRIVAFIATLAMLAAARGLAEIISNRKTQIVDVPGFSAFFDASVLGVPVLVVIFALVAAVGWVVLNRTTFGRRTFAVGGNPEAARLAGIDVRRHTVLLYTLLGVCCGIAAVMLIARTTTGSSTHGGLYELDAIAAVVIGGTLLSGGRGTIAGTVFGVLIFTTLSNVFTLNNLSISAQAVAKGAIIVIAVLLQQRLARRSGA
- a CDS encoding sugar ABC transporter ATP-binding protein — encoded protein: MTATTAPLLSVRGVVKRFPGVTALGGVDFDVRAGEVHCLLGQNGAGKSTLIKVLAGAHRPDEGEIRWRGEVVSFDNPTAAMRSGVAAIYQELDLVAGLSVADNVFLGHELSTAGFTRRAEVHRRTRALLDRLGHPDIPPDRDVGRLSAANQQIVSMARALSRDGQLLIMDEPSAVLDQDEVRKLFAVIRELTAQGVAIVYISHRMEEIREIGDRVTVLKDGRTVATGLPARETRTADLIRLMTGRDVEYAFPPREPVDPTAPEVLVVRGLAAGERFAGVDLTVRAGEVVGLAGLVGSGRSEILEAVYGARKLTAGTVEVDGKRLRRGSVGAAVRAGVGLCPEERKSQGLLLDQAVYRNITVSTLSAFSRFGFLDSGAERARSRELTTALDVRPPGVDRAVRTLSGGNQQKVVLARWLLRECRVLLLDEPTRGVDVGARSEIYELIRDLAGRGVAVVVVSSEVEEVLGLADRVLVVREGRVVHEGPADEIDESRVLDLVMEGTAA